A section of the Petrimonas sulfuriphila genome encodes:
- a CDS encoding DUF4870 domain-containing protein: MKYEDLKILDQLREKGSITEEEYQREKAKILNETISSSTSSGSKPLFGLEENTYLMLMHVSQLLGLLIPLAGFVAPVLMWVINKDINANVDLHGKNILNFTISYLIYSAVLAITIIGIPLLVVLGIVYLVFVILAAVKANNGEYWRYPFIIQFLK; this comes from the coding sequence ATGAAATACGAAGATTTAAAAATTCTGGACCAACTTCGTGAAAAAGGAAGCATCACCGAAGAAGAATACCAACGTGAAAAAGCGAAGATATTGAATGAAACAATTTCGTCGTCGACATCGTCGGGCAGTAAGCCTCTTTTCGGACTGGAAGAAAACACTTACCTCATGTTGATGCATGTTTCCCAATTGCTGGGTTTGCTGATACCGTTAGCTGGGTTTGTGGCGCCCGTACTCATGTGGGTTATCAATAAGGATATCAACGCCAACGTGGATCTTCACGGAAAAAATATATTGAATTTTACGATCAGCTATCTCATTTACAGTGCGGTACTAGCTATTACTATTATCGGTATTCCGTTGCTCGTCGTTCTGGGTATTGTTTACCTGGTTTTTGTTATTTTGGCTGCTGTTAAAGCCAATAACGGCGAATACTGGAGATATCCGTTTATTATTCAATTTTTAAAATAA
- a CDS encoding redoxin domain-containing protein, whose protein sequence is MLKGLSFIFLFVLALVSCNPSVKKNGVNTQKQNTVQVQDTLDRQYRVKVGDPAPDFEMALPDGKKIKLSDLRGRVVMLQFTASWCGVCRKEMPHIEKEIWQKHKDNPQFALYGIDREEPAEKIQVLREATGVTYPIGMDPDAGIFGLYAEKDAGITRNIIIDREGKIVMLTRLFEEEEFNEMVSLIDKLLRAMS, encoded by the coding sequence ATGCTTAAAGGATTATCTTTCATTTTTTTATTTGTCCTGGCGTTGGTATCGTGTAACCCCTCCGTGAAAAAGAACGGTGTTAATACGCAAAAACAAAATACCGTTCAGGTTCAGGATACCCTTGACCGCCAATACCGGGTAAAAGTAGGAGACCCTGCTCCCGATTTTGAGATGGCTTTGCCCGACGGTAAAAAAATAAAACTATCCGATTTGCGCGGGAGAGTGGTGATGCTGCAATTTACCGCCAGTTGGTGCGGGGTTTGTCGGAAAGAAATGCCGCACATCGAGAAAGAGATATGGCAAAAACACAAAGACAATCCCCAGTTTGCGTTGTATGGTATTGACCGGGAGGAACCGGCAGAAAAAATTCAGGTGCTGCGTGAGGCAACCGGTGTTACCTATCCCATTGGAATGGATCCGGATGCGGGAATCTTCGGGTTGTACGCCGAAAAAGATGCCGGCATCACGCGCAATATCATTATTGACAGGGAGGGTAAGATCGTTATGCTTACCCGGTTGTTTGAAGAAGAGGAATTCAACGAAATGGTTTCCTTGATTGACAAGTTGCTGAGAGCTATGAGTTAA
- a CDS encoding VanZ family protein, producing MNNYLRHILLPVFVGFLIFTVTCLISSDDVPQLPQIIAWDKIAHFGMFFVLSAVSLFDYYRLHNGRPRMSRWVFWGFILPVIYGAAIELMQKYFFSSRSAELADFLADLLGSLTAWLIALFLYKKNRKQEKKLSL from the coding sequence ATGAATAATTATCTCCGTCATATTCTTCTTCCCGTTTTTGTTGGATTCCTGATTTTCACCGTAACCTGCTTGATTAGTTCTGATGATGTCCCTCAACTTCCACAAATTATAGCTTGGGACAAGATAGCTCACTTCGGAATGTTTTTTGTATTGTCGGCCGTCTCCTTGTTTGATTATTATCGCTTGCATAACGGTCGTCCCAGAATGAGCCGCTGGGTTTTCTGGGGATTTATTTTACCTGTTATATACGGAGCAGCTATTGAACTGATGCAGAAGTACTTCTTTAGCTCGCGCAGTGCAGAACTGGCCGATTTTTTGGCCGACCTCCTGGGTTCCCTTACCGCTTGGCTTATCGCTTTATTTTTATACAAAAAAAATCGGAAACAGGAAAAAAAACTATCTTTGTGA
- a CDS encoding S41 family peptidase, protein MKKISFLLLIVLIATTVKAQTTQTDKNQRYFDINKSIDIFNSVIRELDMFYVDSVKVDSLINGTIRTMLARMDPYTEYYAEENIGDLQFMTTGEYGGIGSIISYNNNRVIINEPYKGLAADKAGLKAGDAILEIDGADMVKASVKEVSDKLKGTPGTTLKLKIQRPGENKSREITLVREKIEIDPITYSAVLDDAVGYLHYSGFTNGSSNRVKETILDLKKKGAESLVIDLRGNGGGILDEAVNVVNFFVQKGLEIVSTRGKVKQWDRSYHTQNQPIDTLMPIVVLIDTGSASASEIVAGSLQDLDRAVIIGNRSFGKGLVQTPRDLPYGGNIKITTSKYYIPSGRCIQALDYSHRNPDGSVARVPDSLTHVFKTKSGREVRDGGGITPDYVIPQEKSGTIGYYLLTENIIFDYVTDWALKHPSVAPPANFHLSDADYELFKQFVKSKDFQYDQMSNRSLQSLKNIMEFEGYFNTASEEFKALEEKLQPNLDRDLELFSKEIRQMIETEIVQRYYYKEGVLMYELKDDAALKKAKEVLKDKQLYARTLQPQPVTGPQ, encoded by the coding sequence ATGAAAAAAATTTCTTTTCTTCTATTAATCGTATTAATCGCAACAACCGTTAAAGCCCAAACCACGCAAACCGATAAAAATCAACGGTATTTCGATATCAACAAAAGCATCGATATTTTCAACTCCGTGATCAGGGAATTGGATATGTTCTACGTGGACAGCGTAAAGGTAGACAGTTTGATCAACGGAACCATCCGCACCATGCTGGCCCGGATGGATCCCTATACGGAGTACTATGCCGAAGAGAATATCGGTGATCTTCAATTTATGACTACAGGCGAATATGGCGGCATAGGGTCAATCATTTCCTACAACAACAACCGGGTGATTATCAACGAACCCTACAAAGGACTTGCGGCCGATAAAGCAGGCCTAAAGGCAGGCGATGCCATTCTGGAAATTGACGGAGCGGATATGGTAAAAGCATCCGTAAAAGAGGTCAGCGATAAGTTAAAAGGAACTCCCGGAACAACGTTGAAACTGAAAATTCAACGTCCCGGAGAAAACAAATCCCGCGAGATAACCCTTGTTCGCGAAAAAATAGAAATCGACCCCATCACCTATTCTGCCGTTTTGGATGATGCCGTGGGATATTTGCATTATTCCGGCTTTACCAACGGCAGCTCGAACCGGGTTAAGGAAACGATCCTGGATCTGAAGAAAAAAGGCGCTGAATCTCTGGTTATTGACCTGCGCGGAAACGGTGGAGGTATTTTGGATGAAGCCGTCAACGTTGTCAACTTCTTCGTGCAGAAAGGGCTTGAGATTGTTTCCACAAGAGGCAAGGTAAAACAATGGGACAGATCGTATCACACTCAAAACCAACCGATCGATACACTTATGCCGATTGTTGTGCTTATCGATACCGGCTCGGCTTCTGCCTCTGAAATTGTTGCCGGCTCACTTCAGGATTTGGACCGGGCTGTTATTATCGGCAATCGCTCCTTCGGAAAAGGCTTGGTGCAGACACCACGTGATTTACCTTACGGTGGAAACATCAAAATCACTACATCGAAGTATTACATTCCAAGCGGACGTTGTATTCAGGCCCTGGATTATTCGCACCGCAATCCCGATGGTTCCGTAGCACGTGTTCCGGATAGTTTGACGCATGTTTTCAAAACTAAAAGCGGTCGTGAAGTGCGTGATGGCGGCGGTATCACCCCTGACTACGTCATTCCCCAGGAAAAAAGCGGCACGATCGGTTATTATTTACTTACCGAAAACATTATTTTCGACTACGTCACCGATTGGGCCCTAAAACATCCGTCCGTTGCACCTCCCGCCAATTTTCATCTTTCCGACGCTGATTACGAACTGTTTAAACAGTTTGTAAAAAGCAAGGATTTTCAGTACGACCAAATGAGCAACCGCTCGTTACAGTCGTTAAAAAACATCATGGAGTTCGAGGGATATTTCAACACAGCTTCGGAAGAATTCAAGGCACTGGAAGAAAAATTGCAACCCAACCTCGATCGTGACCTGGAACTTTTCAGTAAAGAGATCAGGCAGATGATCGAAACCGAGATTGTTCAGCGGTACTATTACAAAGAAGGTGTACTGATGTATGAGCTGAAGGATGATGCGGCACTGAAGAAGGCCAAAGAAGTGCTGAAAGACAAACAACTTTACGCTCGCACGCTCCAGCCGCAACCCGTAACCGGACCTCAATAA
- a CDS encoding CapA family protein — MRFTASTLFLFLAFSLSQAQEKQVRLIFAGDAMQHLPQIRAAQTPDGYNYDSCFYLLKEKIASADIACVNFETTLAGKPYSGYPQFSAPDEFASGLKDAGFDIFFLANNHVVDKGRRGVERTLGVLDSIGIKHTGVFRSKDFRALNYPLMVIKNGIRIAFLNYTYDTNGLPVTAPHMVNVIDTLQMKSDLRLTQLYNPDIVIANMHWGDEYVTRPNAEQKRLASFLFRNGVRIIIGNHPHVVQPLAKNKTNNEIETVVYYSLGNFVSNQQKINTDGGAMAEIVIHMADDNSPVKIISCSYSLIWVRKHTENGKLKYTVIPVEEHKKKAIPELTPEEWQKMNIFATKADQLIGSF, encoded by the coding sequence GTGCGTTTCACTGCTTCAACTTTATTTCTGTTCCTTGCCTTTTCACTTTCACAAGCCCAGGAGAAACAGGTAAGGTTGATTTTTGCCGGAGACGCTATGCAACACCTGCCGCAAATACGTGCAGCACAAACCCCTGACGGATACAATTACGATTCCTGTTTTTATTTGCTGAAGGAGAAAATAGCGTCTGCAGACATCGCTTGTGTGAATTTCGAGACCACATTAGCTGGAAAACCTTATTCGGGATATCCACAATTTAGTGCTCCCGACGAGTTTGCTTCCGGATTGAAAGATGCGGGATTTGATATTTTCTTTCTGGCCAACAACCACGTCGTTGATAAAGGGCGCAGGGGAGTTGAGCGCACACTCGGCGTGCTGGATTCCATCGGGATAAAACATACAGGAGTATTCCGTTCGAAAGACTTCCGGGCATTGAACTACCCTCTTATGGTTATTAAAAACGGTATCCGGATTGCTTTCCTGAACTACACGTACGACACCAACGGACTCCCGGTTACTGCGCCCCATATGGTGAACGTCATCGATACGCTGCAAATGAAAAGCGATTTAAGGCTCACGCAACTTTATAACCCCGATATCGTTATCGCCAATATGCATTGGGGCGATGAATACGTAACCCGTCCGAATGCCGAACAGAAAAGGCTGGCCAGTTTTCTTTTCAGGAACGGTGTCAGAATCATTATCGGCAATCATCCGCACGTAGTACAACCGTTGGCTAAGAATAAAACAAACAACGAGATTGAGACCGTTGTTTATTATTCGCTCGGTAATTTCGTCTCCAACCAGCAAAAAATAAATACCGACGGCGGGGCAATGGCTGAGATAGTTATCCATATGGCGGATGATAACAGTCCGGTGAAGATAATATCGTGCAGTTACTCGTTGATCTGGGTGAGAAAACATACCGAAAACGGGAAGTTGAAATACACGGTCATTCCGGTAGAGGAACACAAAAAAAAGGCAATTCCGGAGCTAACCCCGGAAGAATGGCAAAAAATGAATATCTTTGCAACCAAGGCCGATCAACTAATTGGATCGTTTTAA
- a CDS encoding MgtC/SapB family protein — MPTWEFVFRLLAAVAAGGAVGLERQINNKSAGFRTNTLVSVGACIYVLINVILTENGGDPTRIIGQIVTGIGFLGAGVILHRGINVQGLTTAATIWCSAALGSLAGLGLYVELLISALLIILVNTAFKKADKWFMGEKKKKAGNNNDHSFE, encoded by the coding sequence ATGCCAACATGGGAGTTTGTTTTTCGCCTGCTGGCGGCAGTTGCTGCCGGTGGCGCCGTGGGACTTGAACGTCAAATCAATAATAAAAGTGCGGGATTCCGTACCAATACCCTGGTATCGGTAGGTGCCTGTATTTACGTGCTGATCAATGTAATTTTAACCGAAAACGGCGGAGACCCTACCCGGATAATCGGCCAGATCGTAACGGGAATCGGCTTTCTGGGAGCGGGTGTGATCCTGCACAGGGGCATCAATGTCCAGGGCCTCACCACTGCGGCTACGATATGGTGCAGCGCCGCCCTGGGCTCCCTTGCCGGATTGGGTTTGTATGTGGAGCTGTTGATTTCCGCCCTGTTGATTATCCTGGTCAATACGGCCTTCAAGAAAGCGGACAAATGGTTTATGGGAGAGAAGAAAAAGAAAGCCGGAAATAACAACGATCATTCATTCGAATAG
- a CDS encoding DUF1460 domain-containing protein has product MLPKPIHLFLFFSFFFDVQVSFTQSIDWEPQDKIIFEHYRKHIDPIRSKSKELILQQTAEFFLNAPYVTGTLDKNDTERLVINLREFDCVTFVETVIALANTVVSDDLSFDNFASQLKRIRYRNGVVDGYDSRLHYTSDWIYDNVKKKILSEASQRLGGISETKTIDFMTSHRTAYRLLKTDDQMLERIRNIEGEINARGGFYYLPKEKLESAKVDIPHMAMIAFTTSIKGLDTTHTGFSYKKDGKLTFIHASSAKNNVVIDEKTLSDYCKKQKSCTGITVMLVR; this is encoded by the coding sequence ATGTTGCCTAAACCCATTCATCTTTTCTTATTTTTCTCATTTTTTTTTGATGTTCAGGTCTCCTTTACCCAATCCATCGATTGGGAACCGCAGGACAAAATTATTTTCGAGCATTACAGAAAACACATAGACCCTATCCGGTCAAAATCAAAAGAACTGATTTTGCAACAGACAGCGGAATTTTTTCTCAATGCGCCTTATGTTACCGGGACTTTGGATAAAAACGATACCGAAAGACTGGTGATAAATTTACGGGAATTCGATTGTGTGACTTTTGTGGAAACAGTTATTGCCCTTGCCAACACAGTTGTTTCGGACGATCTTTCGTTTGACAATTTTGCTTCGCAACTAAAACGAATCAGGTATAGAAATGGTGTTGTCGATGGTTACGATTCCCGGCTGCATTACACTTCTGACTGGATTTACGATAACGTGAAAAAGAAAATTTTATCGGAAGCAAGCCAACGGTTGGGTGGAATATCTGAAACGAAAACCATCGATTTTATGACTTCGCACCGCACTGCTTACCGTTTGTTGAAAACAGACGATCAAATGCTCGAAAGAATAAGGAATATTGAAGGCGAGATAAACGCCAGGGGAGGATTTTACTACCTCCCTAAAGAAAAGTTAGAGTCAGCGAAAGTAGATATTCCACACATGGCGATGATTGCCTTTACCACCTCCATCAAAGGGTTGGACACCACACACACGGGGTTTTCCTACAAAAAGGACGGTAAACTGACGTTTATCCACGCATCGAGTGCGAAAAACAACGTGGTGATTGATGAAAAAACGTTGAGTGATTATTGTAAGAAGCAAAAATCCTGTACGGGAATCACGGTAATGCTTGTCCGTTGA
- the ung gene encoding uracil-DNA glycosylase, whose amino-acid sequence MTVKIEESWKQRLSEEFEKPYFKTLTDFVRQEYSTRAVYPPAKLIFNSFDQCPFEQVKVVIVGQDPYHEPGQAHGLCFSVNDGVQIPPSLVNIYKEIHNDLGNPVPASGNLERWSRQGVLLLNATLTVRAHQAGSHQHKGWEEFTDSAIYHLANERENLVFLLWGAYAQRKGSVVDTNRHLVLKSPHPSPLSAHRGFFGNKHFSKTNTYLRAHGISPIDW is encoded by the coding sequence ATGACTGTAAAAATAGAAGAGAGCTGGAAACAACGACTGAGTGAAGAGTTTGAAAAACCTTATTTTAAAACCCTGACTGATTTCGTACGGCAGGAGTATTCCACACGAGCCGTTTATCCGCCGGCAAAGCTGATTTTTAACTCTTTTGACCAATGCCCTTTTGAGCAGGTAAAGGTGGTTATTGTGGGTCAAGATCCGTATCACGAACCCGGACAGGCTCATGGATTGTGTTTTTCAGTGAACGATGGAGTACAAATTCCTCCATCGCTGGTCAATATATACAAAGAGATTCACAACGATTTAGGAAACCCCGTTCCGGCATCGGGAAACTTGGAAAGATGGAGCAGGCAGGGGGTTCTTTTATTGAATGCAACGCTAACTGTCCGTGCCCATCAGGCCGGCTCACACCAACACAAAGGATGGGAAGAATTTACCGATTCCGCTATTTATCACCTCGCCAACGAACGTGAAAATCTGGTTTTCCTCCTTTGGGGAGCCTATGCACAGCGTAAAGGTTCCGTTGTTGATACGAATAGACATCTTGTGTTGAAATCCCCGCACCCTTCGCCATTATCTGCACATCGGGGATTCTTTGGAAACAAGCATTTTAGTAAAACAAATACGTATTTACGGGCTCACGGTATTTCCCCCATAGATTGGTAA
- a CDS encoding aspartate--ammonia ligase, which produces MSNLIVPKGYKPLLNLRQTELGIKKIKDFFQQNLASELRLRRVTAPLFVEKGTGINDDLNGIERPVSFPIKDMNDTVAEIVHSLAKWKRMTLADYGIEKGYGIYTDMNAIRADEELDNLHSLYVDQWDWELVIDEKERTVTFLKDVVKRIYSAMLRTEYLVHEYFPQLTPELPREITFISSEDLLQKYPDLAAKEREDAIARECGAVFIIGIGGSLSNGEPHDGRSADYDDWTTLNEEGFEGLNGDLLVWNSVLDRAVELSSMGIRVDKKALLKQLKIKNQEEKLRLFFHKRLVNDELPLSIGGGIGQSRLCMYYLRKAHIGEIQASIWSKEMRREAAENDIFLI; this is translated from the coding sequence ATGTCAAACCTGATTGTTCCAAAAGGATATAAACCCTTGTTAAATCTAAGGCAGACGGAGCTTGGAATTAAAAAAATCAAGGATTTTTTTCAGCAAAATTTAGCATCGGAGTTACGTTTACGGCGTGTTACCGCACCTCTTTTTGTGGAAAAGGGAACCGGAATCAACGACGACCTGAATGGAATAGAGCGTCCGGTGAGTTTTCCTATTAAGGATATGAACGATACCGTTGCTGAAATTGTACATTCTCTTGCCAAATGGAAAAGAATGACTCTGGCCGATTACGGAATAGAAAAGGGGTATGGTATTTATACCGACATGAATGCTATCAGAGCTGATGAAGAATTGGACAACCTGCATTCGCTTTATGTTGACCAGTGGGATTGGGAGTTGGTAATCGATGAAAAAGAAAGAACGGTTACGTTCCTGAAAGATGTTGTAAAGCGGATTTACAGCGCTATGCTCCGTACCGAATATCTGGTACATGAATATTTTCCTCAGTTAACACCTGAGCTTCCACGCGAAATAACCTTCATTTCTTCTGAAGATTTGTTGCAAAAATATCCGGATCTGGCGGCAAAGGAACGAGAAGATGCCATAGCAAGAGAATGCGGAGCCGTTTTTATTATTGGTATCGGGGGGAGCTTATCTAACGGTGAGCCACACGATGGACGTTCTGCCGATTACGACGACTGGACAACACTCAACGAGGAGGGTTTCGAGGGATTGAATGGCGATTTGCTTGTTTGGAACTCCGTGCTAGATAGGGCTGTGGAACTGTCATCCATGGGAATTCGGGTGGACAAGAAAGCCTTGTTGAAGCAGTTAAAAATCAAAAATCAGGAGGAAAAACTCCGTTTGTTTTTTCACAAACGGTTGGTCAACGATGAACTTCCCCTTTCCATAGGTGGAGGGATAGGACAGTCACGCTTGTGTATGTACTATTTGCGTAAAGCGCATATCGGGGAGATCCAGGCCAGCATATGGTCGAAAGAAATGAGAAGAGAAGCTGCAGAGAACGATATCTTCCTGATATAA
- a CDS encoding dihydroorotate dehydrogenase, with the protein MDRLKVNIGELELQNPVTTASGTFGYGVEYADFIDLNRLGAIFVKGTTLEPRQGNDYPRMAETPSGMLNSVGLQNKGVDYFVEHIYPGIKGYNTCIIVNVSGSTLDDYVKCSERLADLDKVPAIELNISCPNIKEGGMAFGTSCQSAANVTRAVRNVYHKTLIVKLSPNVTDIADIARAVEDEGADSVSLVNTFLGMAIDAETRRPRLSTVTGGLSGPCIKPIALRMVWQVYNAVKIPVIGMGGISNAADAIEFMLAGSTAIQIGTYNFIDPAVSMKVIDGITDYLDRHNLKSVSEIIGKLEV; encoded by the coding sequence ATGGATCGATTAAAAGTAAATATCGGAGAACTGGAATTGCAAAATCCGGTAACCACGGCATCGGGAACCTTCGGTTACGGAGTGGAATATGCTGATTTCATTGACTTGAACCGGTTGGGGGCAATTTTTGTCAAGGGAACTACCCTGGAGCCGAGACAAGGCAACGACTATCCCAGGATGGCTGAAACACCTTCCGGAATGCTTAATTCTGTCGGCTTGCAAAATAAAGGTGTGGACTACTTTGTCGAACATATTTATCCCGGAATAAAAGGGTACAATACCTGCATAATCGTTAATGTATCGGGCTCAACGCTCGATGATTACGTAAAATGTTCCGAAAGACTGGCCGATTTGGATAAAGTTCCTGCCATTGAACTGAACATTTCCTGCCCCAACATCAAAGAGGGCGGAATGGCTTTTGGTACTTCGTGCCAGTCGGCTGCAAACGTTACCAGAGCAGTTCGCAATGTTTACCATAAGACATTGATTGTAAAGTTATCGCCCAACGTTACCGATATAGCTGATATTGCGAGAGCGGTTGAGGATGAGGGGGCTGATTCTGTCTCGCTGGTAAATACATTTCTGGGAATGGCTATCGATGCGGAAACCAGAAGGCCCAGGCTCTCCACCGTGACGGGAGGGTTGTCGGGTCCGTGTATAAAGCCTATCGCGCTGCGAATGGTTTGGCAAGTATACAATGCCGTGAAAATTCCGGTTATCGGGATGGGAGGAATTTCAAATGCAGCCGATGCCATTGAATTTATGCTTGCCGGGTCGACAGCCATACAAATCGGGACCTATAACTTTATAGATCCTGCGGTTTCCATGAAAGTAATCGACGGAATTACCGATTACCTGGATAGGCATAATTTGAAGTCAGTCAGCGAAATAATAGGCAAACTAGAGGTTTAA
- a CDS encoding dihydroorotate dehydrogenase electron transfer subunit, with amino-acid sequence MKVLDFIVRSNEPLNYQNNLIKVTPADNDTLPDMFPGQFVQVLVSNSGNVFLRRPISINFVDKEKNEMWLLIQRVGEGTRKICETPAGQLLNLIFPLGNSFTIPKKEGKYLLVGGGVGTAPMLFLGKKLNEKGYSPEFLLGGRSQRDILQLSDFEALGTVYCTTEDGSLGEKGFVTDHSVLRNNVYDFIYTCGPKPMMVAVARYARTNKTGCEASLENLMACGFGACLCCIEKTTRGNLCACTDGPVFNINELTWID; translated from the coding sequence ATGAAAGTACTCGACTTCATTGTTCGCTCAAACGAACCTCTTAATTACCAGAACAACCTGATCAAGGTTACTCCGGCAGATAATGATACGTTGCCCGATATGTTTCCGGGACAGTTTGTTCAGGTTTTAGTAAGTAATTCAGGCAATGTGTTTCTTCGAAGGCCTATATCCATAAACTTTGTAGATAAGGAAAAAAATGAAATGTGGCTTTTGATACAGCGTGTGGGTGAAGGAACCCGAAAAATATGTGAAACACCTGCAGGTCAACTATTGAATCTGATTTTTCCGCTGGGCAACTCCTTTACCATTCCGAAGAAAGAGGGCAAATACCTGCTTGTGGGAGGGGGAGTGGGCACTGCTCCCATGCTTTTTCTGGGGAAAAAACTCAATGAAAAAGGGTATTCTCCCGAGTTCCTGTTAGGGGGACGTTCCCAAAGGGATATACTTCAATTGAGTGATTTTGAGGCGTTGGGAACAGTGTACTGTACTACTGAGGACGGATCGTTGGGCGAAAAAGGATTTGTAACCGATCATTCTGTTCTTCGGAACAACGTATACGACTTTATTTATACATGCGGACCAAAACCTATGATGGTGGCGGTAGCCCGGTATGCACGCACGAACAAAACCGGATGTGAAGCATCATTGGAAAATCTTATGGCGTGCGGTTTCGGAGCTTGCCTCTGTTGTATCGAGAAAACAACCCGGGGAAATCTTTGCGCCTGCACCGATGGACCCGTCTTTAACATTAACGAACTCACATGGATCGATTAA
- a CDS encoding class I SAM-dependent methyltransferase, whose translation MKSVKCLFVLLFTLAFTQLNAQIDLDVPYVPTPMEVVDVMLDLAKVNRSDVVYDLGCGDGRIVITAAKKYGATGIGVDLNPERIEEANAYAKKKGVEKKVKFYEGNLFDFDFSKATVLTLYLLPDVNLKLMPKILKEMNPGSRVVSHAFDMGDWKPDKQVSVDGRTVYLWTVPKRKDSSRIK comes from the coding sequence ATGAAATCAGTCAAGTGCTTGTTTGTTTTGTTATTCACGTTGGCATTCACACAGTTAAATGCCCAGATAGATCTTGACGTTCCCTATGTTCCTACTCCGATGGAGGTGGTAGATGTTATGCTTGATTTGGCAAAAGTAAACAGGAGCGATGTCGTTTACGATTTGGGATGCGGTGATGGGCGTATAGTGATAACTGCTGCCAAAAAATATGGAGCTACCGGGATAGGAGTGGATCTGAACCCGGAAAGGATTGAGGAGGCCAATGCTTATGCTAAGAAAAAAGGAGTAGAAAAGAAAGTGAAATTTTACGAAGGAAATCTTTTCGATTTTGATTTCAGTAAAGCTACTGTGCTAACCCTTTATCTGCTACCGGATGTCAACCTGAAATTAATGCCGAAAATACTGAAAGAAATGAACCCGGGAAGCAGGGTTGTTTCTCATGCTTTTGACATGGGTGACTGGAAGCCAGATAAGCAGGTATCAGTAGATGGCAGAACGGTATATTTGTGGACGGTTCCCAAAAGAAAGGATAGCAGCCGGATAAAATAG